The following proteins are encoded in a genomic region of Trypanosoma brucei gambiense DAL972 chromosome 8, complete sequence:
- a CDS encoding T. brucei spp.-specific protein, with product MRCIWPRRPGSYGHVRLRSPYQHCCLPLTVLRGCRTTNRLRPFHLYHRPPPPSSHIFGSSDSDETLHTSNHQVLPLSFQWFSLMPSSRLLVQAHRSTWGLCVGRCCGANTASPQQLSFRGVVGCFGNLSSLILLSGVGGTQHRLRPQADTKLYLARARHPPTHTHAHANTQTEIMDSAESWRGPWFAPPSLQFPLLASTNDRRRPFPFGFRSSFSDGITMVGSRFVIRASLRITKLARRCLRPHPRGRAKRGTHPRAFTPPPPPQAGFP from the coding sequence ATGCGGTGCATTTGGCCTCGCCGGCCGGGCAGTTATGGTCATGTTCGCCTGCGTTCTCCATATCAGCATTGCTGCCTCCCACTGACGGTTCTCCGGGGCTGCCGCACGACAAACCGCCTTCGACCATTTCATTTATATCATCGCCCGCCGCCCCCCTCCTCACACATATTTGGCAGTTCCGATTCAGATGAGACGCTACACACATCCAATCACCAAgtcctccccctttcctttcaaTGGTTTTCTTTGATGCCTTCCTCCCGTCTTCTTGTCCAGGCGCATCGGTCCACTTGGGGGCTTTGTGTGGGACGATGTTGCGGTGCAAATACGGCGTCACCCCAACAGCTTTCTTTCCGGGGTGTCGTGGGTTGTTTCGGCAACCTGAGCTCCCTTATCCTGCTCAGCGGAGTCGGCGGCACGCAGCACCGCCTGAGACCCCAAGCCGATACGAAGTTATATCTGGCGCGAGCCCGTCACCCACccacccacacacacgcacacgcaaacacacagacAGAAATTATGGATTCGGCAGAGTCCTGGCGTGGGCCTTGGTTCGCGCCACCGTCGCTACAGTTCCCACTGCTCGCTAGCACTAATGATAGGCGCCGCCCGTTTCCGTTTGGGTTCAGGAGCTCCTTCTCCGATGGCATCACTATGGTTGGATCCCGTTTCGTTATTCGCGCGTCCTTGCGAATAACGAAACTTGCACGACGCTGCCTTCGGCCCCATCCGAGAGGGCGGGCAAAGCGGGGCACACATCCGCGTGCGTTCACCCCACCCCCTCCACCGCAGGCTGGTTTTCCTTGA
- a CDS encoding T. brucei spp.-specific protein: MWFQTKPVSYHSLDHAPVRCSLRRTARDGEPNARSSFFVRKVNALRLPHHHTAVRRGKPAPPSPIFTKPLISYKSTITSDRRPGEVPTTVLRHHRRAVEVRRRRHHRKKPPPRGSFQSSDGDGITPLSDISSPKPFKGMWHRGPKPKHFPPTNTTYWHFKNSPDLPAHVDS, from the coding sequence ATGTGGTTCCAAACCAAGCCTGTGTCTTACCATTCTCTCGATCACGCCCCCGTACGCTGTTCGCTTCGACGCACCGCCAGGGATGGGGAACCGAACGCCCGGAGCTCCTTTTTTGTGCGAAAGGTCAATGCTTTAAGGCTTCCGCATCACCACACCGCGGTCCGCAGGGGCAAGCCAGCCCCTCCCTCGCCGATATTTACGAAACCGCTGATTTCATACAAAAGCACCATCACAAGCGATCGACGACCCGGGGAAGTTCCGACAACGGTGTTACGCCATCACCGTCGCGCCGTCGAAGTGCGCCGTCGGCGGCACCACAGGAAGAAACCGCCACCGAGGGGTTCGTTTCAGTCGAGCGACGGTGATGGCATAACACCGTTGTCGGATATTTCTTCCCCAAAGCCATTCAAAGGCATGTGGCACAGAGGCCCAAAACCAAAACATTTCCCCCCTACAAACACAACATATTGGCATTTTAAAAATTCCCCAGACCTCCCTGCGCATGTGGATTCGTAG